One window of the Pempheris klunzingeri isolate RE-2024b chromosome 10, fPemKlu1.hap1, whole genome shotgun sequence genome contains the following:
- the naxd gene encoding ATP-dependent (S)-NAD(P)H-hydrate dehydratase codes for MQANSTRGFLWSDIETRTLLNIWGEQDIQVALDGNFRNSFVYRDVSRRLGAMGFDRTPEQCRVRIKSLKRQYLLAKEGNIRNNGQYHKICKFYDTMERILSNRPALDPQEFMESGVGGEEAVDGLEEDGEEAQDAYSESTGECPFPAETEVKLEYPTVPIPVPVPVPVKVTVGNNSTSVRPHNSSQSASNLSARAPKRPRKRRTNFPMEKLMEQFLEQSAHAEENFYRMEEQRLEAEDRRREAEHTRELQMLQMLGQMFSSISSSSSRPGSAATPSKSAPPGRAPAFSPSCTRGQSSHLRRPSPQTDCFTQQSQLLNPEPQALVFERYFSSGSTAHRGMDDDILSLVKSIVPPLTSKKHKGQDGRIGIIGGCQDYTGAPYFAAISALKVGADLSHVFCTKDAATVIKSYSPELIVHPVLDSPNAVEEIEKWLPRLHGLVVGPGLGREDLLLKTAKEVIEKSKARDIPIVIDADGLWLVTQQPSVIQGYQKGILTPNYMEFTRLYEALHHEPMDSSDHHRSVIQLSVAMGNMTLVLKGEQDLITDGSKVISCSVEGSGRRCGGQGDLLSGSMGVFAHWAHAASAAGVIRSVNPSLVAAFGACSLTRQCNSQAFQQHGRSTTTSDMIQEISSAFKKLFES; via the exons ATGCAAGCGAACTCAACGCGGGGCTTCTTGTGGTCGGACATAGAGACCAGGACCTTGCTGAACATCTGGGGGGAGCAGGACATCCAGGTGGCGCTGGATGGAAACTTCCGGAACAGCTTCGTGTACCGCGACGTGTCCCGGAGGCTGGGGGCGATGGGGTTTGACAGGACGCCGGAACAATGCAGGGTGCGGATCAAAAGCCTCAAGAGACAGTATCTGTTGGCAAAGGAGGGCAACATACGTAACAACGGCCAGTATCACAAGATTTGTAAGTTTTATGACACCATGGAGAGGATTTTGAGCAACCGGCCCGCACTGGACCCCCAGGAGTTCATGGAGAGCggggtgggaggagaggaggccgTGGACGGCCTggaagaggatggagaggaggctCAGGATGCATACTCTGAAAGCACAGGGGAGTGTCCTTTTCCTGCTGAGACTGAAGTCAAGTTGGAGTACCCGACTGTTCCCatccctgttcctgttcctgttcctgttaaAGTGACAGTGGGCAACAACA GTACTTCAGTGAGACCGCACAACAGCAGCCAGTCGGCCAGTAACTTGTCAGCCAGAGCGCCTAAGCGGCCGAGGAAGCGGCGAACCAACTTCCCCATGGAGAAACTGATGGAGCAGTTCCTGGAGCAGAGCGCCCACGCCGAGGAGAACTTCTACCGGATGGAGGAGCAGCGCCTGGAGGCGGAGGACCGTCGCAGAGAAGCCGAACACACCAGGGAGCTGCAGATGCTTCAGATGCTCGGTCAGATGTTCTCCagcatctcctcttcctcttccagacCCGGCTCTGCGGCCACTCCCTCCAAATCGGCTCCCCCTGGCCGAGCTCCTGCGTTCTCCCCGTCGTGTACGCGTGGCCAGTCCAGTCATCTCAGACGCCCTTCACCCCAGACAGACTGTTTCACCCAACAAAGTCAGCTGTTGAATCCAGAGCCGCAGGCATTAG TGTTTGAACGCTACTTCAGCTCGGGGTCCACAGCACACAGAGGCATGGATGATGACATCCTCTCACTGGTAAAGAGCATAGTCCCTCCACTGACATCCAAAAAGCACAAGGGACAAGATGGACGCATTGGGATCATTGGAGGATGCCAAGA CTACACTGGAGCTCCATACTTTGCCGCCATCTCGGCACTGAAAGTG GGGGCTGACTTGTCGCACGTGTTCTGCACCAAGGATGCTGCAACTGTAATCAAATCATACAGCCCTGAGCTCATAGTTCATCCTGTTCT ggaCAGTCCCAATGCAGTGGAAGAGATAGAAAAATGGCTCCCAAGACTGCACGGCCTCGTGGTGGGACCAGGTCTTGGGAGAGAAGACTTGCTACTGAAAACAGCCAAG GAGGTGATAGAGAAGTCTAAAGCAAGAGATATCCCTATAGTCATTGATGCG gACGGATTATGGCTAGTTACACAGCAGCCATCTGTTATTCAAGGGTACCAGAAGGGCATCCTTACGCCTAACTACATGGAGTTCACCCGCCTCTATGAGGCACTG CACCACGAGCCCATGGACAGCAGTGATCATCATCGCAGCGTCATACAGCTCAGTGTCGCCATGGGCAACATGACTCTGGTGCTCAAAGGGGAGCAGGATCTCATTACGGACGGCAGCAAGG tgatCTCATGCAGTGTTGAGGGCAGTGGGAGAAGATGCGGTGGACAAGGGGATCTCCTGTCGGGATCCATGGGAGTTTTTGCACACTGGGCCCATGCTGCCTCTGCAGCCGGTGTGATCAGAAG TGTGAATCCCTCGCTGGTTGCAGCCTTTGGGGCCTGTTCTCTTACAAGACAGTGCAATAGTCAAGCCTTCCAGCAACATGGCAGATCCACCACCACGTCGGACATGATCCAGGAGATCAGCTCAGCCTTTAAAAAACTGTTTGAAAGCTGA
- the ing1 gene encoding inhibitor of growth protein 1, translated as MLNPTNGDPSHVVVNYVEEYLDLVESLPFDLQRSVSLMKEIDAKYQDVLKELDDAYERYRRESDSLQRRKLQLSIQRALIRSQELGDEKIQIAGQMVELVENRTRQIDWHSELLLSSQEVSESHNPTATSMTATAASMMSSSSSSSATITPGKTGHHDKKREEATPGSCGADKAGGKRSRRQKNGENRESYGGLDHSEEMGAGASREKRAKTSSKKKKRSKGKSEREVSPPDLPIDPDEPTYCLCEQVSYGEMIGCDNDECPIEWFHFSCVGLHHKPKGKWYCPKCRGENEKTMDKALERAKKERAYNR; from the exons ATGTTGAACCCAACCAACGGTGACCCAAGccatgttgttgtcaattatgTTGAGGAGTATTTGGACCTGGTGGAGTCCCTGCCTTTTGATTTGCAGAGGAGTGTGTCCCTCATGAAGGAGATTGATGCCAAGTATCAAG ATGTTCTGAAGGAGCTTGATGATGCCTATGAACGTTATCGCAGGGAATCTGACTCGCTTCAGAGGAGGAAGCTCCAGTTATCCATTCAGAGGGCGCTGATTCGCAGTCAAGAGCTCGGGGACGAGAAGATCCAGATTGCCGGTCAAATG GTGGAGTTGGTTGAGAACCGAACGCGACAAATAGACTGGCACTCTGAGCTTCTCCTGTCCTCTCAAGAAGTCTCCGAGAGCCACAATCCCACGGCAACATCCATGACAGCCACTGCAGCGTCCATGATgtcgtcgtcatcgtcgtcatcaGCGACCATCACTCCGGGCAAAACTGGCCACCACGACAAGAAGCGTGAGGAGGCGACCCCAGGCTCGTGTGGTGCAGACAAGGCAGGAGGGAAACGCTCAAGACgtcagaaaaatggagaaaatcgGGAAAGCTACGGCGGCCTGGATCACAGTGAGGAAATGGGAGCGGGGGCTTCCCGGGAAAAGAGAGCCAAAACGTcttcaaagaagaagaaaaggtcaaaaggaAAGTCTGAGAGAGAGGTGTCACCTCCAGACCTGCCCATCGACCCAGACGAGCCGACATACTGCCTGTGCGAGCAGGTGTCCTACGGTGAGATGATCGGCTGCGATAACGACGAATGTCCCATCGAGTGGTTTCATTTCTCCTGCGTCGGGCTCCATCATAAGCCCAAGGGCAAGTGGTACTGCCCCAAGTGTCGGGGAGAGAATGAGAAGACCATGGACAAGGCCTTGGAGAGGGCCAAGAAGGAGAGGGCGTACAACAGGTAG
- the ube2al gene encoding ubiquitin conjugating enzyme E2 A, like, which translates to MSTPARRRLMRDFKRLQEDPPAGVSGAPSENNIMVWNAVIFGPEGTPFEDGTFKLIVEFTEEYPNKPPTVRFVSKMFHPNVYADGSICLDILQNRWSPTYDVSSILTSIQSLLDEPNPNSPANSQAAQLYQENKREYEKRVSAIVEQSWRDS; encoded by the exons ATGTCAACCCCGGCTAGAAGGAGGCTTATGAGAGATTTTAAACG gCTACAAGAGGACCCCCCAGCTGGTGTTAGTGGTGCTCCATCTGAAAACAACATCATGGTGTGGAATGCTGTCATATTTGG CCCTGAAGGAACTCCCTTTGAGGACG gTACATTTAAACTCATTGTAGAGTTCACAGAAGAATACCCCAACAAACCCCCCACAGTACGATTTGTGTCAAAGATGTTTCATCCAAATG TCTATGCAGATGGCAGTATATGTTTGGACATCCTACAGAATCGTTGGAGTCCCACTTACGACGTGTCCTCTATTCTTACATCTATCCAG TCCCTGCTCGATGAACCAAACCCCAACAGTCCCGCCAACAGCCAGGCAGCTCAGCTGTACCAGGAGAACAAGCGGGAGTACGAGAAGCGTGTGTCCGCCATCGTAGAACAAAGCTGGAGAGACAGTTGA